The following are encoded in a window of Cystobacter ferrugineus genomic DNA:
- the murC gene encoding UDP-N-acetylmuramate--L-alanine ligase: protein MTNHRSVRTTSLFKTRHAAHVHFVGVGGIGMSGIAEVLLNLGYRVSGSDLKASDITRRLSQLGATLFEGHRAENLVHADVVVISSAVRKDNPEVVSARQRKIPVIPRAEMLAELMRLKYAVAVAGSHGKTTTTSMVATVLSAAGLDPTAVVGGKVNVLDSNAKLGKSELMVVEADESDGSFLHLHPSITIVTNIDPEHMDHYGTLDNLKDAFTSFCNRVPFYGLNVLCLDNPNVQSLLPRMEKRFVTYGSSHMADYRLEGVRLEGFSTRFEAYRRDEPLGEFRVRMVGAHNALNALAVIAAAEEMDVPLDVVRGALAEFGGVQRRFTVRGEAGGVTIVDDYGHHPTEVQATLAGARRAFGRRLVVAFQPHRYTRTHDLFTEFATSFNDADVLFVSSVYAAGEEPIPGATADALVEAIQAHGHRDVTFVEKRTDLARALLPRLREGDLVVTLGAGDITQVGPELAELIRQHGLGKGD from the coding sequence GTGACGAACCACCGCTCCGTGAGGACCACGAGCCTCTTCAAGACCCGTCATGCCGCGCACGTGCACTTCGTGGGAGTCGGCGGCATCGGCATGAGCGGCATCGCCGAGGTGCTGCTCAACCTCGGCTACCGCGTGTCGGGCTCGGATCTCAAGGCCAGCGACATCACCCGCCGGCTGAGCCAGTTGGGCGCCACGCTCTTCGAGGGCCACCGGGCGGAGAACCTCGTCCACGCGGACGTGGTGGTCATCTCCTCGGCGGTGCGCAAGGACAACCCCGAGGTCGTCAGCGCGCGCCAGCGCAAGATTCCCGTCATCCCCCGCGCGGAGATGCTCGCCGAGCTGATGCGGCTCAAGTACGCCGTCGCCGTCGCGGGCAGCCACGGCAAGACGACCACCACCTCCATGGTGGCCACCGTGCTCTCCGCCGCGGGCCTGGATCCCACGGCGGTGGTGGGTGGCAAGGTGAACGTGCTCGACTCCAACGCCAAGCTGGGCAAGAGCGAGCTGATGGTGGTGGAGGCCGACGAGAGCGACGGCAGCTTCCTGCACCTGCACCCGTCCATCACCATCGTCACGAACATCGATCCGGAGCACATGGACCACTACGGCACGCTGGACAACCTGAAGGACGCCTTCACGTCCTTCTGCAACCGCGTGCCCTTCTACGGTCTCAACGTCCTGTGCCTGGACAACCCCAACGTGCAGTCGCTGCTGCCGCGCATGGAGAAGCGCTTCGTCACCTACGGCAGCTCGCACATGGCGGACTACCGGCTGGAGGGCGTGCGGCTGGAGGGCTTCTCCACCCGCTTCGAGGCCTACCGGCGCGATGAGCCGCTCGGGGAGTTCCGCGTGCGCATGGTGGGCGCGCACAACGCGCTCAACGCCCTGGCCGTCATCGCCGCGGCCGAGGAGATGGACGTGCCCCTGGACGTGGTGCGCGGCGCGCTGGCCGAGTTCGGCGGCGTGCAGCGGCGCTTCACCGTGCGGGGCGAGGCGGGGGGCGTCACCATCGTGGACGACTACGGCCATCACCCCACCGAGGTGCAGGCCACGCTCGCGGGCGCCCGGCGCGCCTTTGGCCGCCGGCTCGTGGTGGCCTTCCAGCCCCACCGCTACACGCGCACGCACGACCTGTTCACCGAGTTCGCCACCTCCTTCAACGACGCGGACGTGCTCTTCGTCTCCAGCGTCTACGCCGCGGGCGAGGAGCCCATCCCCGGCGCCACGGCGGATGCCCTCGTGGAGGCCATCCAGGCCCACGGCCACCGCGACGTCACCTTCGTGGAGAAGCGCACGGACCTGGCGCGGGCCCTGCTGCCGCGGCTGCGCGAGGGAGACCTGGTGGTCACCCTGGGCGCGGGTGACATCACCCAGGTGGGACCGGAACTCGCCGAGCTGATCCGCCAACACGGACTGGGGAAGGGCGACTAG
- the murB gene encoding UDP-N-acetylmuramate dehydrogenase — protein MVAVLSSSLPERVGRLSGCEVTAGAPLAPLTSVRVGGPAEALVRPRSPEALVALLRLVREEGVPLTVLGGGANTLVGDGGIPGVTVKLPGDLFPEVADVGAEEGRLTLGAGSAIVRLCNVMRAQGLVGAEFLAGIPGTLGGAVTMNAGTKNGECFRVVEAVEVATADGLGWLTRADIPHGYRHTELPRGGVVTRVRFVLRKGDLEASKKVMDEDLAYRKRSQPLSQPNFGSVFANPPGDYAGRLIESVNLKGHIIGRAQVSLLHANWIVNLGGATARDVLSLLTLMQERVKQERGVVLQPEVKRVGVFLP, from the coding sequence ATGGTGGCCGTTCTCTCCTCGTCCCTGCCCGAGCGGGTGGGGCGCCTGTCGGGCTGTGAGGTGACGGCGGGAGCCCCGCTCGCGCCCCTCACGAGCGTGCGCGTGGGTGGCCCCGCCGAGGCGCTCGTCCGTCCGCGCTCGCCCGAGGCGCTGGTGGCGCTCCTGCGCCTGGTGCGCGAGGAGGGCGTGCCCCTCACGGTGCTCGGCGGTGGCGCCAACACGCTCGTGGGTGATGGCGGCATTCCCGGCGTCACCGTGAAGCTGCCGGGGGACCTCTTCCCCGAGGTGGCGGACGTGGGCGCCGAGGAGGGCCGGCTCACCCTGGGCGCGGGCTCGGCCATCGTGCGGCTGTGCAACGTGATGCGCGCGCAGGGCCTGGTGGGCGCGGAGTTCCTCGCGGGCATTCCGGGCACGCTCGGCGGCGCGGTGACGATGAACGCGGGCACCAAGAATGGCGAGTGCTTCCGCGTGGTGGAGGCCGTGGAGGTGGCCACCGCGGACGGGCTCGGGTGGCTGACCCGCGCGGACATCCCCCATGGCTACCGGCACACCGAGCTGCCCCGGGGTGGCGTGGTGACGCGGGTGCGCTTCGTCCTGCGCAAGGGGGACCTCGAGGCGTCCAAGAAGGTCATGGACGAGGATCTCGCGTACCGCAAGCGCTCGCAGCCGCTCAGCCAGCCCAACTTCGGCAGCGTCTTCGCCAACCCCCCGGGCGACTATGCCGGGCGGCTCATCGAGAGCGTGAATCTCAAGGGCCACATCATCGGCCGCGCGCAGGTGTCGCTCCTGCACGCCAACTGGATCGTCAACCTGGGCGGAGCGACCGCCCGCGACGTGCTCTCCCTGCTCACGCTCATGCAGGAGCGTGTGAAGCAGGAGCGGGGCGTCGTTCTTCAACCTGAAGTCAAGCGCGTGGGAGTCTTCCTGCCATGA